In one Perca fluviatilis chromosome 7, GENO_Pfluv_1.0, whole genome shotgun sequence genomic region, the following are encoded:
- the hacl1 gene encoding 2-hydroxyacyl-CoA lyase 1: MDEVTGAQLIAESLKAQKVEYMFGIVGVPVIEVAMAAQAAGIKYVGMRNEQAACYAASAIGYLTGRPGACLVVSGPGLIHALGGMANANMNCWPVVVIGGSADRNQETAGAFQEFPQVETCRLYSKFSARPSSLEAIPSVIEKAVRTSMYGRPGACYVDIAGDMVNAKVDRSDVRVVSCCPSPPVSLAHHGAIIEAISVLKAAKRPLVIIGKGAAYGRAETALREFVEKSGLPFLPTPMGKGVLPDDHPNCVAAARSRALLQADVVLLLGARLNWILHFGLPPRFDPDVKIIQVDLCAEEIGNNVKPAVALLGDINSIVTQLLGGVRNDGWKYPSDTEWWSTLKDKIAANAKISKALALQSTMPMNYYTVFHHVSQLLPHDCIIVSEGANTMDIGRTMLNNYLPRHRLDAGTFGTMGVGLGFAIAAAAVERSENKNQRIVCVEGDSAFGFSGMEVETMCRYNLPVVIIVVNNNGIYSGVDPETWKEMAKMGDLTSIAPPVTLLPEARYDEVMTAFGGQGFLVRTVEELRSALQLSLSDWERPSLLNVLIDPSSDRKQQEFPWLTRSNL, from the exons ATGGACGAAGTGACAGGAGCTCAGCTGATTGCTGAGTCTCTAAAGGCCCAG AAAGTGGAGTACATGTTTGGGATAGTCGGTGTTCCTGTCATAGAAGTGGCTATGGCTGCTCAGGCTGCGGGGATAAAATATGTGGGAATGCGCAATGAACAAGCG GCGTGCTATGCAGCATCTGCCATTGGATATCTCACTGGGAG ACCAGGTGCCTGCCTGGTGGTGTCTGGACCTGGACTCATCCATGCTCTGGGTGGAATGGCTAACGCTAACATGAACTGCTG GCCGGTGGTTGTTATTGGAGGTTCTGCAGATCGAAACCAGGAAACAGCAGGAGCCTTTCAGGAGTTTCCTCAG GTGGAAACATGTCGCCTTTATAGCAAGTTCTCTGCCAGACCCAGCAGTCTGGAAGCCATCCCGTCAGTGATAGAGAAG GCAGTTCGCACCAGCATGTACGGGCGTCCAGGTGCTTGTTATGTGGATATTGCAGGGGACATGGTCAATGCTAAAGTGGACAGGAGCGATGTCAG AGTTGTGTCCTGCTGCCCATCTCCACCGGTGAGTTTGGCTCACCATGGTGCAATCATTGAAGCCATATCTGTCTTGAAAGCAGCTAAAAGACCCTTAGTCATCATTGGCAAAG GGGCAGCCTATGGCCGAGCTGAAACTGCTCTGAGGGAGTTTGTGGAAAAGAGCGGTCTGCCATTTCTGCCCACCCCAATGGGGAAAGGGGTCCTACCTGATGATCACCCCAACTGTGTGGCTGCTGCCCGCTCAAG AGCTCTTCTCCAGGCTGACGTTGTGCTTCTGCTTGGAGCCAGGCTGAATTGGATCTTGCATTTTGGTCTGCCACCTAGATTTGACCCTGATGTCAAGATCATCCAG GTTGACCTTTGTGCTGAGGAGATAGGAAACAATGTGAAGCCTGCTGTTGCTCTCCTGGGAGACATCAACTCTATTGTCACTCAG cttCTGGGTGGCGTCCGTAATGATGGCTGGAAATATCCCTCTGATACAGAATGGTGGAGCACACTGAAGGACAAAATTGCTGCTAATGCAAAAATATCGAAG GCGCTCGCTCTTCAGTCAACAATGCCCATGAACTACTACACAGTGTTTCATCACGTTTCCCAGCTGCTGCCACATGACTGTATCATTGTCAGTGAGGGTGCAAACACTATGGACATAGGACGCACTATGTTGAACAACTACCTGCCTCGACACAG GTTGGATGCTGGTACATTTGGAACAATGGGAGTAGGCCTGGGTTTCGCTatagcagcagccgctgtggaGAGGAGCGAGAATAAAAACCAAAGGATAGTCTGTGTGGAAGGAGACAGTGCCTTTGGATTTTCTGGCATGGAAGTTGAAACCATGTGCCG GTATAATCTACCTGTGGTCATCATTGTGGTCAATAATAATGGTATTTACAGCGGAGTGGATCCTGAGACGTGGAAAGAAATGGCAAAAATGGGAGATCTGACATCTAT AGCCCCTCCTGTGACCCTCCTACCTGAGGCACGCTATGATGAGGTCATGACAGCGTTTGGAGGTCAAGGGTTCCTGGTGAGGACGGTGGAGGAGCTGCGCAGTGCTTTACAGCTTAGCCTGAGTGACTGGGAGAGACCAAGTCTCCTAAATGTGCTCATCGACCCTTCCTCCGACAGAAAACAGCAG GAGTTTCCTTGGCTCACACGCTCCAACCTATAG
- the colq gene encoding acetylcholinesterase collagenic tail peptide isoform X1 encodes MTLLTLGLYLPLWFCYGLAQSSFLDSFVSFPAALRSQEQQRRFSPCCLLSPPPPPLFPPPPSLWRRHTHNEDISNNGGESEWGNEDKGSACVPGPRGPAGPSGPQGPPGLPGIGGPKGERGEIGRPGQKGRTGPIGLPGKEGPAGWPGPSGPKGEKGDPGLMGLPGARGPIGPRGLPGYKGEKGSRGDRGESGVKGDKGGMGFPGMLGQKGEMGPKGEPGISGNRGPTGRPGKRGKQGGKGDTGSVGPMGPAGPQGIPGQPGPPGSPATGLYMVGTKGARGPPGPPGKCSCSPLSNSPFDDYPSRGNYPKVPAIFVVSNEEELERLHTDNALAFRKDQRSLYFKDIDGWLPIQTFPFQLTPFQSMENAPDDEGYCGDGIVQISSGEECDDKNRVVTDGCVKCKHAYCGDGYRYEGAEECDGKDFGYQTCNSYLPGSYGHLKCTPYCVIDSTNCKYFT; translated from the exons ATGACTCTTCTAACACTTGGACTGTATCTGCCACTGTGGTTTTGTTATGGCCTGGCTCAATCCTCTTTTCTGGATAGCTTTGTTTCATTCCCAGCAG CTCTCAGATCCCAGGAGCAGCAGAGAAGATTCAGCCCATGCTGTTTACTGAGTCCGCCTCCACCACCATTGTTTCCTCCACCCCCTTCACTTTGGCGCCGCCACACTCAT AATGAAGACATATCAAATAATGGTGGGGAGTCAGAGTGGGGCAATGAGGACAAAGGTTCTGCCTGTGTCCCAGGCCCCCGTGGCCCTGCTGGTCCCTCTGGCCCTCAG GGTCCACCTGGATTACCTGGGATAGGAGGGCCTAAGGGAGAAAGG GGAGAAATCGGAAGACCTGGGCAAAAG GGTCGGACAGGTCCTATTGGACTTCCTGGGAAAGAAGGACCAGCTGGATGGCCTGGACCAAGTGGGCCCAAA GGTGAGAAAGGTGACCCGGGGCTGATGGGTTTGCCTGGAGCTAGAGGACCAATTGGGCCAAGG GGTTTACCTGGGTATAAAGGGGAAAAG GGTTCTCGAGGCGATCGCGGTGAAAGTGGAGTGAAAGGAGACAAG GGGGGGATGGGTTTCCCAGGAATGCTTGGACAGAAA GGTGAAATGGGTCCAAAAGGAGAACCTGGGATCTCAGGAAACAGAGGACCCACTGGCCGACCAGGGAAGAGAGGCAAGCAG GGAGGGAAAGGAGACACGGGCAGCGTTGGTCCTATGGGACCTGCAGGCCCACAGGGGATTCCAGGTCAGCCTGGTCCTCCTGGTTCACCTGCCACAG GACTATACATGGTTGGAACAAAGGGTGCACGTGGTCCACCAGGGCCTCCTGGAAAGTGTAGCTGCAGCCCTCTCAGTAATTCTCCATTTGATGATTATCCTTCTAGAGGAAACTATCCCAAAGTACCGGCG ATATTCGTTGTAAGCAATGAGGAAGAACTGGAGCGCCTTCACACAGATAATGCTCTGGCATTCCGCAAAGACCAGAGATCTCTCTATTTCAAAGACATTGATGGCTGGCTGCCAATTCAG ACTTTTCCATTCCAGTTGACGCCGTTCCAGTCCATGGAAAATGCACCTGACGATGAAGGTTACTGTGGTGACGGGATCGTGCAGATTTCCAGCGGGGAGGAGTGTGATGACAAAAACAGGGTTGTCACTGATGGCTGTGTTA AGTGTAAACACGCTTACTGTGGAGACGGATACCGCTATGAGGGGGCTGAGGAGTGTGATGGAAAGGACTTTGGATACCAGACATGTAATTCATATCTTCCAGG GTCCTATGGTCACCTCAAGTGCACACCATACTGTGTTATTGACTCCACAAACTGCAAGTACTTCACTTGA
- the colq gene encoding acetylcholinesterase collagenic tail peptide isoform X2 → MTLLTLGLYLPLWFCYGLAQSSFLDSFVSFPAALRSQEQQRRFSPCCLLSPPPPPLFPPPPSLWRRHTHNEDISNNGGESEWGNEDKGSACVPGPRGPAGPSGPQGPPGLPGIGGPKGERGEIGRPGQKGRTGPIGLPGKEGPAGWPGPSGPKGEKGDPGLMGLPGARGPIGPRGLPGYKGEKGSRGDRGESGVKGDKGGMGFPGMLGQKGEMGPKGEPGISGNRGPTGRPGKRGKQGGKGDTGSVGPMGPAGPQGIPGQPGPPGSPATGLYMVGTKGARGPPGPPGKCSCSPLSNSPFDDYPSRGNYPKVPAIFVVSNEEELERLHTDNALAFRKDQRSLYFKDIDGWLPIQLTPFQSMENAPDDEGYCGDGIVQISSGEECDDKNRVVTDGCVKCKHAYCGDGYRYEGAEECDGKDFGYQTCNSYLPGSYGHLKCTPYCVIDSTNCKYFT, encoded by the exons ATGACTCTTCTAACACTTGGACTGTATCTGCCACTGTGGTTTTGTTATGGCCTGGCTCAATCCTCTTTTCTGGATAGCTTTGTTTCATTCCCAGCAG CTCTCAGATCCCAGGAGCAGCAGAGAAGATTCAGCCCATGCTGTTTACTGAGTCCGCCTCCACCACCATTGTTTCCTCCACCCCCTTCACTTTGGCGCCGCCACACTCAT AATGAAGACATATCAAATAATGGTGGGGAGTCAGAGTGGGGCAATGAGGACAAAGGTTCTGCCTGTGTCCCAGGCCCCCGTGGCCCTGCTGGTCCCTCTGGCCCTCAG GGTCCACCTGGATTACCTGGGATAGGAGGGCCTAAGGGAGAAAGG GGAGAAATCGGAAGACCTGGGCAAAAG GGTCGGACAGGTCCTATTGGACTTCCTGGGAAAGAAGGACCAGCTGGATGGCCTGGACCAAGTGGGCCCAAA GGTGAGAAAGGTGACCCGGGGCTGATGGGTTTGCCTGGAGCTAGAGGACCAATTGGGCCAAGG GGTTTACCTGGGTATAAAGGGGAAAAG GGTTCTCGAGGCGATCGCGGTGAAAGTGGAGTGAAAGGAGACAAG GGGGGGATGGGTTTCCCAGGAATGCTTGGACAGAAA GGTGAAATGGGTCCAAAAGGAGAACCTGGGATCTCAGGAAACAGAGGACCCACTGGCCGACCAGGGAAGAGAGGCAAGCAG GGAGGGAAAGGAGACACGGGCAGCGTTGGTCCTATGGGACCTGCAGGCCCACAGGGGATTCCAGGTCAGCCTGGTCCTCCTGGTTCACCTGCCACAG GACTATACATGGTTGGAACAAAGGGTGCACGTGGTCCACCAGGGCCTCCTGGAAAGTGTAGCTGCAGCCCTCTCAGTAATTCTCCATTTGATGATTATCCTTCTAGAGGAAACTATCCCAAAGTACCGGCG ATATTCGTTGTAAGCAATGAGGAAGAACTGGAGCGCCTTCACACAGATAATGCTCTGGCATTCCGCAAAGACCAGAGATCTCTCTATTTCAAAGACATTGATGGCTGGCTGCCAATTCAG TTGACGCCGTTCCAGTCCATGGAAAATGCACCTGACGATGAAGGTTACTGTGGTGACGGGATCGTGCAGATTTCCAGCGGGGAGGAGTGTGATGACAAAAACAGGGTTGTCACTGATGGCTGTGTTA AGTGTAAACACGCTTACTGTGGAGACGGATACCGCTATGAGGGGGCTGAGGAGTGTGATGGAAAGGACTTTGGATACCAGACATGTAATTCATATCTTCCAGG GTCCTATGGTCACCTCAAGTGCACACCATACTGTGTTATTGACTCCACAAACTGCAAGTACTTCACTTGA
- the colq gene encoding acetylcholinesterase collagenic tail peptide isoform X3: MAWLNPLFWIALFHSQQNEDISNNGGESEWGNEDKGSACVPGPRGPAGPSGPQGPPGLPGIGGPKGERGEIGRPGQKGRTGPIGLPGKEGPAGWPGPSGPKGEKGDPGLMGLPGARGPIGPRGLPGYKGEKGSRGDRGESGVKGDKGGMGFPGMLGQKGEMGPKGEPGISGNRGPTGRPGKRGKQGGKGDTGSVGPMGPAGPQGIPGQPGPPGSPATGLYMVGTKGARGPPGPPGKCSCSPLSNSPFDDYPSRGNYPKVPAIFVVSNEEELERLHTDNALAFRKDQRSLYFKDIDGWLPIQTFPFQLTPFQSMENAPDDEGYCGDGIVQISSGEECDDKNRVVTDGCVKCKHAYCGDGYRYEGAEECDGKDFGYQTCNSYLPGSYGHLKCTPYCVIDSTNCKYFT; the protein is encoded by the exons ATGGCCTGGCTCAATCCTCTTTTCTGGATAGCTTTGTTTCATTCCCAGCAG AATGAAGACATATCAAATAATGGTGGGGAGTCAGAGTGGGGCAATGAGGACAAAGGTTCTGCCTGTGTCCCAGGCCCCCGTGGCCCTGCTGGTCCCTCTGGCCCTCAG GGTCCACCTGGATTACCTGGGATAGGAGGGCCTAAGGGAGAAAGG GGAGAAATCGGAAGACCTGGGCAAAAG GGTCGGACAGGTCCTATTGGACTTCCTGGGAAAGAAGGACCAGCTGGATGGCCTGGACCAAGTGGGCCCAAA GGTGAGAAAGGTGACCCGGGGCTGATGGGTTTGCCTGGAGCTAGAGGACCAATTGGGCCAAGG GGTTTACCTGGGTATAAAGGGGAAAAG GGTTCTCGAGGCGATCGCGGTGAAAGTGGAGTGAAAGGAGACAAG GGGGGGATGGGTTTCCCAGGAATGCTTGGACAGAAA GGTGAAATGGGTCCAAAAGGAGAACCTGGGATCTCAGGAAACAGAGGACCCACTGGCCGACCAGGGAAGAGAGGCAAGCAG GGAGGGAAAGGAGACACGGGCAGCGTTGGTCCTATGGGACCTGCAGGCCCACAGGGGATTCCAGGTCAGCCTGGTCCTCCTGGTTCACCTGCCACAG GACTATACATGGTTGGAACAAAGGGTGCACGTGGTCCACCAGGGCCTCCTGGAAAGTGTAGCTGCAGCCCTCTCAGTAATTCTCCATTTGATGATTATCCTTCTAGAGGAAACTATCCCAAAGTACCGGCG ATATTCGTTGTAAGCAATGAGGAAGAACTGGAGCGCCTTCACACAGATAATGCTCTGGCATTCCGCAAAGACCAGAGATCTCTCTATTTCAAAGACATTGATGGCTGGCTGCCAATTCAG ACTTTTCCATTCCAGTTGACGCCGTTCCAGTCCATGGAAAATGCACCTGACGATGAAGGTTACTGTGGTGACGGGATCGTGCAGATTTCCAGCGGGGAGGAGTGTGATGACAAAAACAGGGTTGTCACTGATGGCTGTGTTA AGTGTAAACACGCTTACTGTGGAGACGGATACCGCTATGAGGGGGCTGAGGAGTGTGATGGAAAGGACTTTGGATACCAGACATGTAATTCATATCTTCCAGG GTCCTATGGTCACCTCAAGTGCACACCATACTGTGTTATTGACTCCACAAACTGCAAGTACTTCACTTGA
- the ankrd28b gene encoding serine/threonine-protein phosphatase 6 regulatory ankyrin repeat subunit A — protein MVVLKIRDQPALLKAIFNVDPDEVRSLIFKKEDVNAQDNEKRTPLHAAAYLGDAEIIELLILSGARVNAKDNKWLTPLHRAVASCSEEAVQVLLKHSADVNARDKNWQTPLHIAAANKAVRCAEALVPLLSNVNVSDRAGRTALHHAAFSGHLEMVRLLLSRGANINAFDKRDRRAIHWAAYMGHIEVVKLLASHGAEVACKDKKSYTPLHAAASSGMISIVKYLLDLGVDINEPNAYGNTPLHVACYNGQDVVVNELIECGANVNQVNEKGFAPLHFTAASRHGALCLELLVCNGADVNIKSKDGKTPLHMTAIHGRFSRSQAIIENGAEIDCEDKNGNTPLHIAARYGHELLINTLITNRADTAKRGVHGMFPLHLAALSGFSDCCRKLLSSGFDVDTPDDFGRTCLHAAAAGGNLECLNLLLNTGADFNRKDSFGRTPLHYAAANCNYQCLFALVGSGASVNDLDERGCTPLHYAAASDTDGKCLEYLLRNDANPGIRDNQGYNAVHYASAYGHRLCLELIASETPLDVLMETSGTDILNDSDVRAPVSPLHLAAYHGHHHAMEVLVQSLLDLDVRNSQGRTPLDLAAFKGHVECVDVLINQGASILVKDFALKRTPIHAAATNGHSECLRLLIGNADLQSAVDIQDGNGQTPLMLSVLSGHTDCVYSLLNKGANVEAKDKWARTALHRGAVTGHEECVEALLQHSANFLVRDCKGRTPVHLAAACGHIGVLGGLLHAAQSVETLPVLTDNQGYTPLHWACYNGHDTCVEVLLEQEVFHKAEGSSFSPLHCAVIHDNEGAAEMLIDTLGPAIVNAKDGKNRTPLHAAAFTDHVECLQLLLSHNSQVNSVDDAGKTPLMMAAENGQTNAVELLVSSAKADLTLQDAVKNTALHLACSKGHETSALLILEKITDRNLINATNAALQTPLHVAARNGLTVVVQELLAKGASVLAVDENGYTPALACAPNKDVADCLALILATMMPVSPCAPAPTLPFSAINHYTTSPSKSVTFDSLPVLRGEHSSYCSFNNISHDGLYKDEELNDSDSETY, from the exons GACAATGAGAAGCGAACTCCATTGCATGCTGCTGCTTATCTTGGAGATGCAGAAATTATAGAGCTGCTGATTCTTTCAG GTGCCAGAGTAAATGCCAAAGATAACAAGTGGCTCACTCCTCTGCACCGGGCTGTGGCCTCCTGCAGTGAG GAGGCTGTCCAAGTGTTGCTGAAACACTCTGCAGACGTAAACGCCCGAGACAAGAACTGGCAGACGCCGCTTCACATCGCCGCAGCAAATAAAGCTGTCCGCTGCGCTGAAGCACTCGTCCCACTGCTCAGCAATGTGAATGTGTCTGATAGAGCGGGCCGGACTGCGCTGCACCATGCAGCCTTCAGCGGTCATCTGGAG ATGGTGAGGCTCCTGCTCTCCAGAGGAGCAAACATCAATGCCTTTGACAAGAGGGACCGCCGTGCAATCCACTGGGCAGCCTACATGG GTCACATAGAAGTAGTGAAGCTGCTGGCATCTCATGGAGCCGAGGTGGCCTGCAAAGATAAGAAATCGTACACCCCCCTACACGCAGCAGCCTCCAGTGGAATGATCAGCATTGTTAAATACCTCCTGGACTTGGGGGTGGAT ATCAATGAGCCCAATGCGTATGGCAACACACCCCTCCACGTGGCCTGCTACAATGGGCAGGATGTGGTGGTGAACGAGCTCATTGAGTGCGGAGCTAACGTCAACCAGGTGAACGAGAAGGGCTTCGCACCTCTCCATTTTACCGCCGCTTCACGCCACGGGGCACTCTGTCTGGAGCTCCTAGTGTGCAACGGCGCTGATGTCAACATCAAG AGTAAAGATGGTAAGACTCCCCTCCACATGACAGCCATCCACGGGAGGTTTTCTAGGTCTCAAGCAATCATTGAGAATG gTGCTGAGATTGACTGTGAAGATAAGAACGGAAATACACCACTGCACATTGCAGCTCGATACGGACACGAGCTCCTCATCAACACCCTCATCACCAACAGAGCTGACACGGCTAA ACGAGGGGTTCATGGTATGTTCCCACTGCATTTGGCTGCTCTCAGTGGATTCTCTGACTGCTGCAGAAAGCTCCTGTCTTCAG GCTTTGATGTGGATACTCCTGATGACTTTGGAAGGACCTGTTTACATGCTGCAGCTGCTGGAGG AAACCTGGAATGTCTCAATCTTCTCCTCAACACGGGGGCAGACTTTAATAGAAAGGACAGCTTTGGCAG GACCCCCCTGCACTATGCTGCTGCCAACTGTAACTACCAGTGCCTGTTTGCTCTGGTGGGCTCTGGGGCAAGCGTCAATGACCTAGACGAGCGGGGCTGCACTCCTCTCCACTACGCCGCTGCCTCTGACACAGATGGAAA GTGCCTGGAATATTTACTGCGAAATGATGCAAATCCAGGGATCCGAGACAATCAGGGCTACAATGCTGTGCACTACGCCTCGGCGTACGGACATCGCCTCTGTCTGGAGCTG ATTGCAAGTGAAACACCTCTAGATGTG CTAATGGAAACCTCAGGGACAGACATCCTGAATGACTCTGATGTCAGAGCCCCCGTCAGCCCCCTGCACCTTGCT GCATACCACGGTCACCACCATGCTATGGAGGTTCTGGTGCAGTCTCTGCTGGATCTGGATGTGAGAAACAGCCAAGGGCGCACGCCCCTAGACCTGGCTGCTTTCAAGGGCCATGTAGAATGTGTGGACGTCCTAATCAACCAGGGAGCCTCCATCCTGGTCAAAGACTTTGCCTTGAAGCGAACCCCCATCCATGCTGCAG CTACTAATGGTCATTCAGAATGTTTGCGTTTGTTGATTGGAAATGCTGACCTACAAAGTGCAGTAGACATTCAAGATGGGAATGGACA AACCCCCTTGATGCTGTCGGTCCTGAGTGGACACACTGATTGTGTGTATTCTCTGCTAAATAAGGGGGCCAATGTAGAAGCCAAAGATAAGTGGGCCAGGACAGCCCTACATAGAGGG GCAGTGACCGGTCACGAGGAATGTGTGGAGGCCTTGCTTCAGCACAGCGCCAACTTCCTGGTGCGAGACTGTAAGGGGCGCACACCGGTCCACCTGGCAGCGGCATGTGGACACATTGGGGTACTGGGAGGCCTGCTGCATGCTGCCCAGTCAGTGGAAACACTCCCTGTCTTAACAGACAACCAAGGCTACACCCCACTGCACTGGGCCTGCTACAATG GTCACGATACGTGTGTGGAGGTTTTACTGGAACAAGAGGTTTTCCACAAGGCCGAAGGCAGTTCTTTCAGCCCCCTCCACTGTGCTGT AATCCATGACAACGAAGGTGCTGCTGAGATGCTGATAGACACTCTGGGCCCTGCCATTGTCAATGCCAAAGACGGTAAAAACAG GACCCCACTACATGCAGCAGCCTTCACTGACCATGTAGAGTGTCTCCAGCTGCTGCTGAGCCACAACTCTCAGGTCAACAGTGTTGATGACGCAGGGAAGACCCCGCTCATGATGGCTGCTGAAAATGGCCAGACCAACGCTGTTG AACTGCTAGTGAGCAGTGCGAAAGCAGATCTCACTCTGCAGGATGCTGTGAAGAACACTGCACTTCATCTCGCCTGCAGTAAG GGACATGAAACCAGTGCCTTGTTGATATTGGAGAAGATTACAGACAGAAACCTCATAAATGCCACTAACGCCGCTTTACAGAC GCCTCTACACGTGGCTGCAAGAAATGGTTTAACTGTGGTGGTGCAAGAGCTGCTTGCAAAGGGAGCCAGTGTACTTGCAGTCGATGAAAACG GTTACACACCCGCCTTGGCTTGTGCCCCCAACAAAGATGTGGCAGACTGCCTAGCCCTCATCCTGGCCACCATGATGCCTGTGTCCCCCTGCGCCCCAGCACCCACCCTCCCTTTCAGTGCCATTAACCACTACACCACCAGCCCCTCCAAGAGCGTCACCTTCGACAGCCTGCCCGTGCTGCGTGGTGAGCACAGCTCCTACTGCAGCTTCAACAACATCAGTCATGACGGCCTCTACAAGGATGAAGAGCTCAATGACTCTGATTCTGAGACATACTGA